The sequence below is a genomic window from Candidatus Hydrogenedens sp..
TTGTTAATAAAAGCAAACATGGAGTGTTAAAAATATAATATAAATGTCTATTAGAAGAAAAAAGAGTGGGAGTTATTTATAAGAATTAGTATTTATATCTTTATGTAGTAGGAATGCTATTTTTTAATAGGGATTTTATATTCTTTCATTTTTCGCCATAGTGTAGAACGAGAGATACCCAGTATTCTTGCCGCTTCTGTTTGATTGTGATTTACTTTTTCCAATACTTTCTGAATATGGTTTGCTTCTATTTCTGCTAAAGGTAAAAGCCCGTTATCTTGTTCGTTAGGAAGAGCAAGTATCTTAAATCTTCCCTGTTGTATATTTTCAGGCAAATCATATATATGGATAATAGGTTCTTCCGCCATAATTACTGCATGGGCAATAATACTTTCCAGTTCGCGGACATTTCCTGGAAATGGATAAGTTCTCAACATAGCGAGGGCAGAATTATCAATTCCTTGAACATTTTTTCCAAATTTTTGATTGTATCTTGAAATAAAATGCTGAATTAATGTGGGTAATGCATCTATTCTTTCGCGTAGTGGAGGAATTCGAATTTGTATTACATTAAGTCTATAGAACAAATCGTCCCGAAACCTTCGTTTTTCGACCTCTTCCTGTAAATTTTTATTTGTGGCGGAAAGGATACGGACATTCACTTTTTGTATGGTATTAGAACCCACAGGGCGAATTTCACCATTTTGAAGAACGCGAAGTAATTTTGCCTGAGTGGATAAAGCCATATCACCGATTTCATCTAAAAAGACCGTTCCGCCATCTGCTTCTGCAAACAGACCTCGCTTATCTTTTTCGGCACCTGTGAAAGCCCCTTGAACATGCCCAAAAAGTTCACTTTCTAATAAATTTTCAGGTAATGCCGCACAATTTATGGCAATAAAAGGTTTGTCTCTACGGGAACTAAGCCGATGAAGTATCTGAGCGACGACTTCTTTTCCAACACCACTCTCACCTAAAATTAGAACGGTACTATCTGTGGGAGCAACCTTGCGGATAATTTCTACAACACGGCGCATCTGGGTGTTATTACCCGATAATTCTTCAAATAAAATTTGTTCAAACCCGGCTTCTTGCAGTTGTTCTCTACGATGTTCCAATATAGCCCGATGAACCATTACCGCGATATCCGTGGGGTCGCACTTTTTGGGGATATAAAAATACGCCCCCATGCGTATCCCTTCGAGGGCTTGTTCTATCTGTTCCATATTGTAAAGAAGAATTAATTTTACGGAAGGAAACTTTTGTCGAAGAAAGGAAACGAGATTGATATTGCCTTTATATTCTATGGTTAAGTCTAACAGAATTACATCGCATACTGTTCTGCGGGAACATGTCAAAATCTGTTCCATGGAATTACATAAAATTACAGAGTGTCCTGTTCCTTCAATAAACCGGGAAACAGTAGTAAGATAATCCACATCAGAGCCTATAATAAATACAGTTCCTTGTTCTTGGGCAAGAGGAGGTTCATTTTGCCCAAGAAATTTTAAGTTGATAATTTCTTTTTTTGTTTTTCTATCTGACATGATTTTCCCATCAATTATTCTTGAAATTAATTGTATCAAAAATTCAGTAATAGATAAAGAATTGTTTTTTATATATACGAAGAGTATATTTATGAATAGGACGAGATAAGGACAAAAAAATGTTTTATTCTTGTTCATTTGAGTTATAATAAAGTGTAGAAAAGTAAGTGTGGTGTTTTATAATAGAAATCATATATGCTTATGAATATATGGATAACAGTAACCCTTAAAAATGGAGATTGATTATGAGAGGGCGTGTATTTACAACGGGTGAAGTGGCTGCTATTTGTGGTGTATCTTCTGATACGGTTTCTCGTTGGTTTGATATGGGGCAAATAGAAGGTTACCGATTGGGACCGGGTGGTGACCGTCGTATTCCGTATGAGAGTTTACGGAAATTTATGCTGGCACACGGCATTCCATTGGAACGATTGGAAACAAATGAAACAAAAATATTGATAGTAGATGATGACCCGTTTTATCTGGACATTATTCCGGATGCTATTGCCCGTAAAACGGATAAGAACAAGGAGATGATTGTTCTTACGGCATCTACGGGTTTTGATGCCGGTGCCCTTATTGTAGAGCATAATCCGAACCTTGTTATTATGGATATACATTTATCCGATATTGATGGGAGGAAAGTATGTGAACGACTGAAAAGCCGTCATGAAACACGGCATGCCCGTGTTTTGGGAATTTCAGGATTGTTGGAAGAAGATGAAATTGGGAAACTGAAGGAATATGGTTTTGATGATTTCTTAAGAAAACCCTTTTCTTTAGATGTTTTGGTTGAAAAGGTTTTTCGTTTACTTGCTTTACCTCCGGGAAGTGTAAATCGTCCTAAAAATATAGGATTGTAATATATTTATTTTTCATGGGGTTTTTGTTGTATGTTGTGAAAGTGATTTAAAATGAAATTGTCAACATACAAAATTGTTATTATCTATTTTTTAGTTGCCGGGTTGTGGATTGCTTTATCTGATGAGTTTCTACATTGGTTTATTTCAGATAGTGATTTATTAACAAAGGCACAATCTGTAAAGGGATTTGCTTTTGTTCTTGTTACCGGACTATTGCTTTATTTTCTCGTATCCCGTTATGTTTATGCCTTAAAAAAATCTTACCAGCAGGAGCAAAAAGAACGAGAGGAACGGGAGGCTATATGGCGTTGTTCTTCCGATGGAATTCTCGGCTTATCTGTAGATGGGACAATTTTTTCTGCAAATGAACAAGCCAAAAATTGGTTGGATATATCGCTTCCTACAGAGAAAAAATTCTGGGATGTTTTTGAACACCCTTATTGTGAACAAATAAAAAATGGAATTAAAGAACTTACTTCTATAGATAGGCCAGATTATGTATTTTCTATTTACGGAAAAGTAAAGAAGGGAAATTTCGATTATTGGTTTGAAATACGATTGAATAAATCCACTTATAATTCCCATGATTTTATAGTAGGGGTTCTGCATAACATTACCGAAAAAATACAGCATGAGGAAGAAGTGGAGTTATTAAAAACAGGCTTCGAGCAAATGGATGTAGGGATTGCTTTAGCAAGAAGGAAAGGTAAAGTTATTTTTGTAAATGAAAAATTACAGAAGTTGTTAAACAAACAAAAAGAAAATTTGCTAACATACAAAGATTGTTTATGTGTTCCTTGCGAAAAGTCAGATTCTTGTTTCCACAATCTTGAAGAAACTTTAGAAAAAGGGAAAGTATGGCATAAAATTTGTGAAATAAAAAGTGAAGACCATAGTTCTATTTATCACTCACTGGATGTTTGTCCTGTATCCTACAAAGATGAGCATTTTGTTATAGTGATAATGAAAGATATCACACAACAAATCCTGTCCGAAAAACGATTATCCCAACAATACCGTATGGAGTCATTGGGTTATTTAGCCAGTGGTATAGCCCATGATTTTAATAATATATTAGGTGCTATTTTAGGACATGTGGACTTGATTTTGGGTGAGTATCATGACCACAGAAATCTGGTAGAAGAGATGGATATAATTCGTCGTGCTGTTTTAAGAGGTAGAGATATGACCAGTCAGGTGGTATCTGTCTCACGGGAAAATGGAGGAGAACAAATACCTATTGATATTAACAATGTAATTAATGAAGTATTAACTCTTATAAAACCGAAAATAAGCACCCGTATAAAATTGGATTTAGATATTGATAAGGAGATTCCTAAAGTCTTGGCTTCCCCCGGTAAAATAAATCAAATTCTATTAAATTTGTGTTTGAATGCGTGTCGGGCTATGGTTCAGGGAGGAACATTAGTAATAAAAGTGGAAGTTATCAATGCAGATGAAACATTATTAGCAAGGCATCCAGAATTAGTGCCTGGAAAATATATCCGTATAATTATAAGTGATTCAGGTGTGGGAATTGACCCGGAAATAATGGAGCATATCTTTGAACCTTTTTTTACAACCCAAGGAGGGAAAGGAGGTTCTGGAATTGGTCTGTATGTAGTTCGAAGTTTGGTAAATAGTTTAGGCGGTGGTATATCTGTATATAGTGATTTAGGGAAAGGCACGCGATTTTGTGTATATTTACCTGTTTATTCGGGAGATAGTGAAGCAAAACCTTTGCATATTCCCCATGAAGAAGATATTCCCAGAGGAAAAGAAAAAATACTCATTGTAGATGATGAACCTATGTTAGCAGGAATTATAGGTCGTTTGCTGATAAAGTTAGGCTATCAGGTGCGTATAGTAAATAATCCAAGAGTTGCTAAAGAATTGATAGAACAGGGTCTTGTCTCGGATTATGATTTAGCTATTATTGATAACATTATGCCTGAAATTACAGGGGAGGATATTATTCTTTATTTGCAGGAAAAAGGGTTTAAAATACCTATTGTTCTTACCAGTGGAATGGTAAATGATGAAATTGTTGAAAAGGGGAATAAATTAAAGGTTTCTGCTATTCTTGAAAAGCCCTGCACCTTTTCCTCTTTAGGAAAATTAGTAAGAAAAGTCCTTGATGAAAATTTTATGAAAGAGGATAAATAAAAGTGAAAGAGAAAACGATTTTTCTTGTGCAACATGGGGAAGCGGTAGATAAAAAAGTGAATGTTGAACGACCTCTTACAGATTTAGGACGAAAGACTATCTCTCAAATGGGTAATTTTTTATGTTCAAAAAATATTAAAGTAGATGTGATATGGCATAGTCCTAAATTGCGTGCTAAAGAAACTGCAGAAATTCTGGCTACCTGCTTGCAATTAGAGAAATTACTTTATGAGTACAAAGAATTAGAGCCAGAAGAACCTGTAAAGAAAATAATAAAGTTAATACAACAAGCAAAAGAACAAAATATTATGTTGGTAGGGCATTTGCCGCATTTATCACAATTGGCAGGATTGTTATTAACTGGCGATGAGAAGAAAGAATTTATAGCCTTTGAAAAAGGGGGTATCGTTTGCTTGAACTATCAGGATATAGGTGTATCTGTGGTTCGTTGGTTCTTGGTTCCTTCCTTACTTATACATTAAGTTTGTAACCTTTCCCTAAGATTTTTATTAGCAGTAATTATTATATTTTTCATTTTAATGGTATTTTATATTTGATTTTTAAAAATTTATTTGTTATACTTGCTCATTCTTATTTTAAAATTTTAAAATTTAATTAAAAATAACAAAGGAAGGGTACACTTATGAAAAAGAAAGCAATTTTTTTCAGTATTTTAATCGCTCTATCCGTAATGTTGCTATCTTCTGAAGTAATTGCGGAATTGCAAAATGTAGAGGTTGGTGGTTCTATTCGTATCCGTGGAAATTATATCAATAATCTTTTCAATGATTTTGCGGGGTCTATGCCTTCGGTTCAATCACGCTGGTCTCCAATATCTGTAATGAGACGCCCGATAGGGAACCTTTTAGGACCTGGTGTAAATAGTATTTTTTCGTGGGATAATGACCAAAGTGATTTATCCTTTGTAGAACAAAGGACACGGTTGCATGTAAAAGCAGATTTCACGGATGAGGTAAGCACTTATATCGAATTAGATTCGTATGATGTCTGGGGAGAAGATTTCCGTTCTCAGAACTACATCACAGGTGTAGATGCTCGCCAGAATTCTATTGATGATGTAGAAATTTTTCAGGCATATATTGAAGTGGATGAAATGTGGGGGACACCATTACAACTTCGTGTAGGACGGCAGGAATTATCTTTTGGTAGTCAATTTTTAGTAGGTCCTCGTGATTTTGCCTTTTTCTGGACAGGTATTTCGTTTGATGCAATACGATTAACCTACAAAGCAGATGTTTTCACCATAGACGCATGGGCTTCGAAATTATTTGAGGCTATGTCTGATTTTGCAGAGGACGATATTAACTTTTATGGAATATATGCTTCATGCACAGCCGTAGAAAATGTTACTTTTGATGTGTACTGGATGTTGTTAGAGGATGACCGTCCAATAGCCAATGATTTTCCAGCTATTTGGGGTAGAGGGGATTATGATAATACAATGCTTCATACAGTCGGTATTCGTTCTGCAGGAAAATATGAAGCGTTTGATTTCGATGCGGAAGTCGCCTATCAATTTGGGGAAGCAGATGCTATTGGCAAATTGTTCCGGGTAGGACCCTGGGGTGATAACGATGCAGAATTTGATAATTGGGCTTTGAAATTGGATTTAGGATATACCTTCGATTTCTGGCGTCAACCGCGTGTGTTCGCTGGATTCCGTTATTTTAGTGGTGAAGATAACCGCGATATCTCCTTCTGGGATTTCATTAATCCTTTTTATGAGCCAACTGCAAGTATAAGTTTCAATCGTTTATTCTCGAATGAAATTGCCGGTGGATTTACGGATTTGAACAATGACTTATCCAATGCATGGTGGGTGCGTGTCGGAACAAATACAAGTTTTACCGACAAAATCAGAGGAATTTTCTGCGTAACTTATTTTGAAACAGCCAATGAATTTGAAAGACCTGTTTTATCACCGTTGTTCCCATGGTGGACGACGAAAAACGATTCCTATTTAGGAACAGAGGTGTTATTATTCCTTGAATATCAATATTCACAGGATTTGGTGTTAGAGGCAGGTTGGTCGCACATGTTTGTAGGTAAAGGTATAACAGATGGACAATTTGTCCGCTGGAATGGTCTTATGTATACAGGTGGTTCTGATGACGATGATGCTGATTATGTGTATGCCGGATGCAAGATATACTTTTAATTTATAAGTAAGAGATAGAAAATTTTTATATATCGCACAGGGAAGACAGATTAAGTCTTCCCTGTGCTTTTTATGCGAGGGTTTTATGTAGTTTTGTATAATACTCCCGTCTGTTTGAAAGTAATTGTAAATCTTATTTGAGAAGTTTTATTTAAGTTATGAAAAGGATTGGTATTTTTGCAGGTTCCAGTGATTTGTCCATACCATTTTTCAAAAAAGAAGTGGAACGGTTAGCCGATTTGCTGGCAAAGAAGAACTATCAAATTGTATATGGTGCTGGAAAAGTAGGATTAATGGGGGTTTTATCGAAGAGATATTATGAGCATAAAGGGATATTGATTGGTGTCGTTCCACATTACTTAAATCGTTCTGAACTGGTTTTTGAACATTGTAATGAGTTGA
It includes:
- a CDS encoding sigma-54 dependent transcriptional regulator, giving the protein MSDRKTKKEIINLKFLGQNEPPLAQEQGTVFIIGSDVDYLTTVSRFIEGTGHSVILCNSMEQILTCSRRTVCDVILLDLTIEYKGNINLVSFLRQKFPSVKLILLYNMEQIEQALEGIRMGAYFYIPKKCDPTDIAVMVHRAILEHRREQLQEAGFEQILFEELSGNNTQMRRVVEIIRKVAPTDSTVLILGESGVGKEVVAQILHRLSSRRDKPFIAINCAALPENLLESELFGHVQGAFTGAEKDKRGLFAEADGGTVFLDEIGDMALSTQAKLLRVLQNGEIRPVGSNTIQKVNVRILSATNKNLQEEVEKRRFRDDLFYRLNVIQIRIPPLRERIDALPTLIQHFISRYNQKFGKNVQGIDNSALAMLRTYPFPGNVRELESIIAHAVIMAEEPIIHIYDLPENIQQGRFKILALPNEQDNGLLPLAEIEANHIQKVLEKVNHNQTEAARILGISRSTLWRKMKEYKIPIKK
- a CDS encoding response regulator, translated to MRGRVFTTGEVAAICGVSSDTVSRWFDMGQIEGYRLGPGGDRRIPYESLRKFMLAHGIPLERLETNETKILIVDDDPFYLDIIPDAIARKTDKNKEMIVLTASTGFDAGALIVEHNPNLVIMDIHLSDIDGRKVCERLKSRHETRHARVLGISGLLEEDEIGKLKEYGFDDFLRKPFSLDVLVEKVFRLLALPPGSVNRPKNIGL
- a CDS encoding ATP-binding protein, which translates into the protein MKLSTYKIVIIYFLVAGLWIALSDEFLHWFISDSDLLTKAQSVKGFAFVLVTGLLLYFLVSRYVYALKKSYQQEQKEREEREAIWRCSSDGILGLSVDGTIFSANEQAKNWLDISLPTEKKFWDVFEHPYCEQIKNGIKELTSIDRPDYVFSIYGKVKKGNFDYWFEIRLNKSTYNSHDFIVGVLHNITEKIQHEEEVELLKTGFEQMDVGIALARRKGKVIFVNEKLQKLLNKQKENLLTYKDCLCVPCEKSDSCFHNLEETLEKGKVWHKICEIKSEDHSSIYHSLDVCPVSYKDEHFVIVIMKDITQQILSEKRLSQQYRMESLGYLASGIAHDFNNILGAILGHVDLILGEYHDHRNLVEEMDIIRRAVLRGRDMTSQVVSVSRENGGEQIPIDINNVINEVLTLIKPKISTRIKLDLDIDKEIPKVLASPGKINQILLNLCLNACRAMVQGGTLVIKVEVINADETLLARHPELVPGKYIRIIISDSGVGIDPEIMEHIFEPFFTTQGGKGGSGIGLYVVRSLVNSLGGGISVYSDLGKGTRFCVYLPVYSGDSEAKPLHIPHEEDIPRGKEKILIVDDEPMLAGIIGRLLIKLGYQVRIVNNPRVAKELIEQGLVSDYDLAIIDNIMPEITGEDIILYLQEKGFKIPIVLTSGMVNDEIVEKGNKLKVSAILEKPCTFSSLGKLVRKVLDENFMKEDK
- a CDS encoding alginate export family protein encodes the protein MKKKAIFFSILIALSVMLLSSEVIAELQNVEVGGSIRIRGNYINNLFNDFAGSMPSVQSRWSPISVMRRPIGNLLGPGVNSIFSWDNDQSDLSFVEQRTRLHVKADFTDEVSTYIELDSYDVWGEDFRSQNYITGVDARQNSIDDVEIFQAYIEVDEMWGTPLQLRVGRQELSFGSQFLVGPRDFAFFWTGISFDAIRLTYKADVFTIDAWASKLFEAMSDFAEDDINFYGIYASCTAVENVTFDVYWMLLEDDRPIANDFPAIWGRGDYDNTMLHTVGIRSAGKYEAFDFDAEVAYQFGEADAIGKLFRVGPWGDNDAEFDNWALKLDLGYTFDFWRQPRVFAGFRYFSGEDNRDISFWDFINPFYEPTASISFNRLFSNEIAGGFTDLNNDLSNAWWVRVGTNTSFTDKIRGIFCVTYFETANEFERPVLSPLFPWWTTKNDSYLGTEVLLFLEYQYSQDLVLEAGWSHMFVGKGITDGQFVRWNGLMYTGGSDDDDADYVYAGCKIYF
- the sixA gene encoding phosphohistidine phosphatase SixA; amino-acid sequence: MKEKTIFLVQHGEAVDKKVNVERPLTDLGRKTISQMGNFLCSKNIKVDVIWHSPKLRAKETAEILATCLQLEKLLYEYKELEPEEPVKKIIKLIQQAKEQNIMLVGHLPHLSQLAGLLLTGDEKKEFIAFEKGGIVCLNYQDIGVSVVRWFLVPSLLIH